The Geminocystis sp. M7585_C2015_104 genome contains the following window.
CTAATAGCCTTAGCCGCCGACGAAGCCAAATCCCACTGAGACAGTTTCGCCAACACTTCAATAGGGTTACCACGCAGGTCAAACAGTTGTAGTGCCTTTTGTTTTAAATGAGGTTCCAAATCTAATTTTTCCAGGGTAACCCTATCCAGATGGGCGAGACAACGACGGATTTGAGGGCGTTGGGGGAGAGGAAAAATCTCCAGGAGGGAGTTGGTTAGGCCAGCATCTCCCAGGAGTAATTGCCAGTCTGTAATGCCCAGATATTCCAAACAATCCTTAAGAAGGAGTAGAATTTCAGCATCAGCCAAGACGCCGTCAACAAATAACAACTCCACCCCAGCCTGATAAAATTCTAATTGTTTTCCATGATGACCTGCGGGAGGATTACGAAAAACGTTAGCACGATAGCAGAGTCTTTGGATAGAATGGTTTTTAAGGCGGTTGACTGCGGCCCTAGCGATGGAGGCAGTTAATTCTGGGCGTAATCCCAACCTGCCTTCACCGGCATTCTCCAGCTGGATTATCATTTCCGGTTGAATCGCACCACCAGCCAGGAGGGTATCCACCCATTCTATAGTGGATGTGACTATGCGTTTATAACCCCAACGTTGAAATACCTCCTGAAGACGATCGTTTATCCAACTCTTTTGCGCCACTTCCAGGGGTAGTAAATCCCTCGCCCCTGCTGGTGCTTGATGAATCATAACAGGGGATTATATAATGACCTTGCGGGACTAATTTTACCACAGGGGGATACCAAAAATCTTGGGGGGTTCTTTTTTCTTCTTATCCTTATCCTCCTTCTTATCCTTTTTGGCATCTGGTTTTTTGGCATCGGCTTTGGCGGCGGCGGTTTTGTCTTTTTCCTTCAACTCCTGTTGGGCTTGTTTTACAGTAGGATTATTGGCGTCTAGAGATAGTGCCTTGTTTATATGGATACGGGCGTAGGGGAGGTTGCCCTGTTTAAGATACACGCTTCCTAGTAGGGCATGAGCCATGGCACTATTAGGCTCTAGTTTAACAGCCTCCCGCAGGTCGAACATAGCGGCTTCCAAGTTGTTTTCTTGGAGATGTTTTTGGGCACTAGCAATCAACTTATCCAGACGGGATACAGGGGTTTTCTCCTGTTTTTCGGGAGAGGGGGTTGCGGCCCTGGCCACAGTTGTGGTAGAATCCGGGACAGTGACAGTGGGAGTGGTGCCCATAATTTTGCCCAACTCCTCCCGTTTTTGCCGCAACAGATATACCAGATTCAACTCGCTGAGGATGGCAATCTTCAGGTGTAGTTTGCTTAAATCCTGATACTGCTCCTGAGCAATTTTCTCCACAGCCTCCTTATATATTTTATCCAGATTGGTAGTCTCTTTAAGCAGTTTTTTGGCCAATTCGCTACTAAGGGTGATACGATCTATTTCGGGGGCCAATCTATAGGCCAATTCTGAGAATATCAACTGACACTCCCTCCGCAATTTATCCTTGTATAGGTTTTCATAGGCAGGGTTTACCAGTTTGGAGAGGATACTGCTGGCTAGTGCCTTTTCTTCCCTACTTTTAGACTGGTTGGTATCTGGGTGGAGTTGATAGGCTAGTTTGAGATAACGAAGACGGATGTCTTTTGGGGAGGCGGAAATAGGCATCCCCAAGATGGCATAATAGTCCTTGACATCGTATTGGAAGAGGCCACCCTTCAAATCAGAAATTAGCATGTTCATGGGATAATACCTACTAAGGGACTGTGGGGCTTATTTCTATTGATAACACATAAGGGGGGAGCATTTGTGATAGGATTATTTATTTAAAGGAAAAGGCTGGGTGCCTAGGGGTGTTTTGTAAAGCCCGGACTAATTCTTCGTGAATATAACCATTGGTAGCCACAATTCTACCACTAAATAGGTCAAAAGGGGAGCCATCGTAGGCAGAGACTTTGCCACCGGCTTCTTGTAGTATAACAACACCGGCACACAAATCCCATGGACTTAACCCCCTTTCCCAGTAACCATCTAGTCTACCGGTAGCCACATCACACAAATCCAGGGAGGCACTGCCACTTCTTCTAACCCCTTGGGTAAGATGGGTAAGGTAACAGAATTCGGCATAATTGTTATCATCAGTTTCCCGTCTATCATAGGCAAAGCCGGTTACTAGGAGACTGTTGGCGAGGGCATGGGTTTGTGAGACTTGTATAGGTTTATTGTTTAGGGTAGCACCCAGATCCTCAGCAGCACACCACAACTCCCCCCTAATGGGATTATACACCACTCCTACCTTAGGTTGTCCTTCTATCAGTAAACCCACAGACACTGCCACTTGAGGATAGCCATGGGCATAATTGGTGGTACCATCTAAGGGATCAATTAACCAGAGATACTGACTTTCTCTACCTTGACTACCGGATTCTTCTGCCAGGATAGCATGATTGTCACAGTGACGCCTTATAACATCAATTATTCTCGCCTCCGCCTCTTGATCTACAACTGTAATTAGGTCGCCACTTCTTTCTTTCTCTTGTATATCCAGATGTTTTCCCCAGTATTGGAGTAAAGCAGTTCCACCGGCATATGCTGCCATAAAGGCGATGTCTAGTAGTTTTTCCATTTCCATAGGCATATCCTTTGTCTGTCTCTTTCCACATCAGCACTAAGCTACACTATTGCCTAGTTTTTAGCAACTCCCCATGATGGATGTTAGTTAACAGTCACATATTGGCCTAGAATGTGTATTAGGATTACACTAAGTGTAGAATTTGGCGCCTTTGTTGTTAGTACTTTTTGATGCCTAATTATTAGATTTATTGCCACAAAATTTATGTTTCTAATAGACTGCCACAATCGTTGTCCTGACTGTTTACACTTAGACTTTAGGATTTGCCCCGAAGTTGAGTCGGGTAATGACAATATCCTGGGACTTTTTATTACTTGGAAAACTGGAGAGCAAAAACAGGATATTTTAGACGGAACTGGAAAATTCAGAATCAGAAATTGCCAGCTGCTAATTGAGGGCGATAATCTAAAATTTTTCCCCCTATACAGGCAGACAGTTCAAGGTAAAAAGGGAGCATATTGTCTACTACAACTGGAGAATAATCCCCAGTTTGAGGGAAAAATAGGCCTCCTAGAAATCCAGAACAAGCCATGGCGTTTTACTGCAAAAGTAGTCACAGAAAAGTCCGAGATATTATTCACAGAAATTGATGGCTTTTGGAAGCACGATATTTCTCCAAACAAGCATGCCATTCTGGAGAGACTCTTAGCTGAGTTTCTGTTTGAAACCGGACTCAAACCCTATGTATGCTGTTTTATTTTTGCCAGCGATGGAGGGTTAACTGATAGAAAAATTGCCAGAGGGGAGGTGGAGGAATTGGAGAGAAAGAAAGAGGAATTAAAAAACATAATCCAAAGGGTGGTATGCAGGAGGGATGATAATTTTAAAAACCTAGCGGAGATAGCAAAACTAAATCCGGCAAGAGACTTCCGCGGGGGGAATTTAATAGGAGTAAATCTCAGCGGTTTAAACCTGAGTGGAGGAGATTTTCAGTATGCCAATTTGCGAGGTGCCGATTTGACTGATACGGATTTATCGGAGGCAAATTTACAGTATGCTAAACTAAATGGTGCAGATTTGAGTGGCGCCTATCTGGAAGGTGCTAATCTAAGTAATGCTAATCTCACCAATGCCAGTCTAGCCTTAGCCAATCTAATTGGTGCCAATTTAAGCAATGCTAATCTCACCAATACTAATCTCCAAAATACCACTTTAGCCCAGGCCATAGTGAAAGGGGCAATATTTGCCAACAACCCCGGGTTAACACCAGAAAAAAAAGAGGAATTAATGGCAGGGGGTGCAATTTTTGTTTAGCTGAATATAATAAAAGAGAAAAACTATGAAGGAAACATAAGAAGATGTTAAACTTCTTAACGACCCTGGTTATAACTGCCCTCTCAATGATGATTACCTCCTACATAATACCAGGGATTACTATTAACAATTTTCAAGCGGCACTGGTGGCAGCATTTGTGTTTGGGATTGTAAATGCTATTATTAAACCCATACTAGTATTTTTCACCCTGCCAGTGACGATTCTCAGCTTGGGATTATTCCTGTTTGTAATAAATGCCATTTGTTTTTCCTTAGTGGCCTATTTTACCCCGGGATTAAGGGTAAACAGCTTTTTAGATGCCCTATTTGGTTCGATTCTAGTATCTTTCATTTCCAGTGTGTTGAATAGTTGGCTAAAATAAAAAATGGGGGTACAAAGGGGAAGAGGCCCACTGGTCGGGTTGCCAGTGGGTGGTTTTTGTATTTATGAGTCCACCCGTTATGTCATCTCAAGATTACGGAAATACCACTAACAGGGGCGGGAGGGGTCAAGCCAGAGGGAAGGAAACTCCTAGCAGAGACTATTATTAAAGCCAACAAGGCAAGGAGAAGGGTAAACAATGGTATAAGGTGTTGACGTACAAATTGCATGGCAGACACAAGCTCCACTTACAATTATGACCTGTTGTGGGGGTAACGGAAAATAAAGAAAGGAAGACTTGACATTTTTCCTAAATATGGTACAATCAGTCCTAAAGGTTGGCACGCTGGGGCACGGTGAACCCCTTAGACTTGAGCCACTGGGGATTGTACAAACGAGACTGGTAGCGGGCGCCACCGTCACACAGGACGGTTACGATGGTGTGACCGGGTCCTAGTTGCTTGGCAAGGGCAACGGCTGCACCCACATTGATGCCAACCGAGCCCCCCATGAATAGACCGTCCTTGTACAATAACTGATAGAGCACCCTTATGGCCTCCTGGTCGTCAATGCGGATAGCATCGTCAATGGGCACCCCCTGCAAATTGGCAGTGACGCGGCTATTGCCAATGCCCTCTGTGATGGAACTGCCTTCTACTTTTACCTCTCCTGTTTTAACATAATTATACAGGCCACTGCCCATGGGGTCAGCTAGGACACATTTGATTTTAGGGTTTTTTTCCTTTAAAAAGAGGGTAACTCCAGCGAAAGTGCCACCCGTGCCAGTTGCCGCTACCCAGGCATCAATCTTACCATCCGTCTGAGCCCAAATTTCCGGCCCTGTGGTCTCGTAGTGTGCTTGTCGGTTGGCTAGATTATCAAATTGGTTGGCCCAGATAGCATTTTCCATTTCGGCGGCTATCCTACCAGACAATTTTACATAATTGTTAGGATCTCTATAGGGTACTGCTGGTACTGTTCTCACTTCCGCGCCTAGAGTGCGCAACAAGTCGATTTTTTCCTGGGACTGGGTTTCTGGGATTATTATCAGACATTTATAGCCCTTGGCGTTACAAATATGTGCCAAACCTATGCCCGTATTACCGGCAGTACCTTCTACTACAGTGCCACCAGGTTTAAGGAGTCCTTTTTTTTCTGCGTCTTGGATTATATACAATGCCGCCCTATCTTTTACCGAGCCTCCTGGATTGAGAAATTCAGCCTTACCCAGAATCTCACATCCTGTTTCCTCGCTAAAGCTATTGATACGAATAAGGGGGGTATTGCCTATGGTACCAGGGAAACCATTTTTTATGTCCATTAGCCCAATTGTATTTTCGTCTCTGCTAGCTATCCAGGTTATTCATTGTACAACAGGGATTATTCCCCGGTGAAGGCCTTGGCTATTGCTTGTTTTTGCTCACCGTCATATTCCCAACGCTGCAAGAATGCTACATATTTGCCCTCTCCTTCCCGGATAGATTTAAGCATCTCCTGTATATTCGACGTAATCTCAGGTAACTCAAGCCTTCTTATTAGGTTTAAACATCTTCTAGTCACCCTTTTGGACTTTTCTGCCATTGCCTCGTCATTGTTACGCTGGTGGGTGATGGCCATGGCGGCAGACATAGCTGTATTTTTTATCAGTAGTTCACTCACTATTTTCGGAGAGGATTTAAGGGCGTTAAGAATGGGGGGAGATATTTCGTCCACCATCGGGTTATCTCCGGTGAGATACACCACAAAAAACCCTCTAGCTCCATTTTCTGTTGACACTAAATACCTCACCTCTTCTTCTTTCTCTTCATCTGACATTTCCCCCATTTTCTCTACAAATTTTTCGGCATACTCCAGCGCTTCTTCAAAGGTTATCCCCCTCTTTTTCTCTTCTAGCATATTCCTATGTCTTTACAGGAGCTACCCCATTCTAACATATTTTCCTTGTAGATTCAAGGCTATAGCCACTCAAATTCAGACAAAAGTTGGTAGCCTCAAAACATTCTCATTAAAGCAAATTTTAGAACACATACTAGGCTTACTCATAACCTCTAAAAATGCACTTCCTATTATCTAATCACTTATCCTAACCCTCTTAAACAGGGTAGACAACCCTGACCATTTGCTATATAACTTACTTTTACCCAAATACCCCTATTTTACCCTATCACCTCTCAAAACTATCCCATATTCTCTCAAGAATAGCTCCATTATATTCTCCGATTTGTCTATTATATCCTTTTTTATTATCTTATCCATCTTCATCAAACTCTTTAAATTCCTAAAATTCTGCCCCGTATTCATGCCCTTATTTTATACCTTTAGGGCTACTATACATCCTCCATTTTCGTAAACACAAATATCGGCTCTGCAAATCTCCTATTCCAAAAACCTACCATACTGCCTTCTACTACTCCCTTGTAACAAGCATCCCTATATATAACTTTCCCTCCCCTGCCTAACGAAAGAAAAATTTATCTTCCTACCCTCCCCATAATATTGGGTTTATTTGATGGCTTAAATTTGATAGTAATTAATCTAATATCGCCACGAATTATTATCAATTATTTCCATTATTTTCAATTTCTAAATCTGATTGGAACTTTGTTTTGCAATAGTCTATTATTTTTTTAGTATACATTTCCCGGGCTATATTTCTATGGCTGTTAAGATTATTGATGTGACATTGAGAGGAGATATAAAAAGCAAAAGTTATAGCTTTATATCTGTAGTATATACCCTATAATAATCAATAAAATTCCCTAATATTACCATCATAAAGCACGCCATCTTGATTTTTTCTCTAAATTTTCCATGTATTTTAGTACCTTTGAGTGCAATAAATTAAGGGTTTTACTTAAAAAGTTTGTGAGAGTATATTTTAGGTATATTTTGTGAGCTATTCCTCGAATTAACTCATACGCCGCCTCGTAAAATATACCTATGATGTGTGATGCAATGTAAGATTTTCTGGGTGATTTTGCTGTCTCTAAAGGGAAGGAGTTGTATTTTAGCATTTTTAACCCCCCAATGTTACCATTTAAAAATTTTAATCTATATCCGATCAAAACCTAAGTATACCTAATAGATAATAAGCCTTTCTATTGGCAGCTATTCTGTCGGAGATAGTAGGCAATTTGGCCAACAGAGATGCCTCCATCATTAGTGGGTATTCTTTGAGGGAAAAATACATTGAAATTGTGGTTTCTTAGCTGGTTTATAGTCTGGGCTAATAGAAAACGATTTTGGAAACATCCTCCGGATACAACAACGTTTTTAACTTGGGTCTTTTGGGCTACATCTAGAATTATTTTGGCCAAGGTTAGGTGAAATTTTGCTGAAATTTCCTGTAGCGGCTTCCCCTGGGTATAGTCGGATATAATCTGTGTTAGCATTTCCTGCCAATAGATGTAGCCGAAGTAGTTTTGCGATGGATGCCAGGTGAGGCAATAGGTTTCTTTGGGGTAGTAATTGTCGATAACAAATTCTAGATTCATTGCTGCCTGCCCTTCAAATGTTATCTTTTCCCCCAGTCCCAGCAAAGCAGAAATACCATCAAATAGACGGCCGACACTAGAGGTGAACGGGCAGTTTATTCTCCTTTTCAGCATTTGTTTGAATAGGCTGATTTCCCTATCAGAAAATGCCCTATTTATTGCCCCTATTTTGGCTATTATTTTCTCGGAATTTTTTAGAAGTAATACCAAGCCCAAAGAGATGCGAATAGGGTTAAAAATTGCTGTCTCGCCTCCTAACAGGGGGAAGGGGCAAAAAGAGGCAACTCTTTGGATGCCAGAATAAGAAATAAGAAAAAACTCCCCACCCCATATGGTATTATCTAAACCGTAGCCCGTGCCATCCCAAGCAACACCCAATACAGGTAATGGGGGATTATTTTCAGCTATTACACTGAAAATATGGGCGATGTGATGTTGAACTTTGAAAAGACTGGGTTTTTTCTTTTTCGCATTTTTAACTAATTCTTCCGCGTAATAACTAGAATAATAATCTGGATGTGAATCGCAGGTGATGGTGTCGGGATTGAAATCATAAATGCCAGTCAATTTGTCAATAGTTTTTTGGAAAAAATTTCTGTTTTCTTTACTATCTAAATCTCCTAGGTATTGGCTGACAACAA
Protein-coding sequences here:
- a CDS encoding ATP phosphoribosyltransferase regulatory subunit; its protein translation is MIHQAPAGARDLLPLEVAQKSWINDRLQEVFQRWGYKRIVTSTIEWVDTLLAGGAIQPEMIIQLENAGEGRLGLRPELTASIARAAVNRLKNHSIQRLCYRANVFRNPPAGHHGKQLEFYQAGVELLFVDGVLADAEILLLLKDCLEYLGITDWQLLLGDAGLTNSLLEIFPLPQRPQIRRCLAHLDRVTLEKLDLEPHLKQKALQLFDLRGNPIEVLAKLSQWDLASSAAKAISHLESLMELIYHTTDNSFPIILDLSLVKSFDYYTGIVFVVIKVMDNKPYVLGQGGRYDQLLALYHPEKKPSPGIGFCFNIEDLHHCLRDNPNLPKTIPPSDWLVIPTSQQASKQAFAYAQTLRRAPHMVRVELELKMRTPGEIRQYAKQEGISYLAWVDEKSQVRVEMVQS
- a CDS encoding DnaJ domain-containing protein is translated as MLISDLKGGLFQYDVKDYYAILGMPISASPKDIRLRYLKLAYQLHPDTNQSKSREEKALASSILSKLVNPAYENLYKDKLRRECQLIFSELAYRLAPEIDRITLSSELAKKLLKETTNLDKIYKEAVEKIAQEQYQDLSKLHLKIAILSELNLVYLLRQKREELGKIMGTTPTVTVPDSTTTVARAATPSPEKQEKTPVSRLDKLIASAQKHLQENNLEAAMFDLREAVKLEPNSAMAHALLGSVYLKQGNLPYARIHINKALSLDANNPTVKQAQQELKEKDKTAAAKADAKKPDAKKDKKEDKDKKKKEPPKIFGIPLW
- a CDS encoding inositol monophosphatase → MPMEMEKLLDIAFMAAYAGGTALLQYWGKHLDIQEKERSGDLITVVDQEAEARIIDVIRRHCDNHAILAEESGSQGRESQYLWLIDPLDGTTNYAHGYPQVAVSVGLLIEGQPKVGVVYNPIRGELWCAAEDLGATLNNKPIQVSQTHALANSLLVTGFAYDRRETDDNNYAEFCYLTHLTQGVRRSGSASLDLCDVATGRLDGYWERGLSPWDLCAGVVILQEAGGKVSAYDGSPFDLFSGRIVATNGYIHEELVRALQNTPRHPAFSFK
- a CDS encoding pentapeptide repeat-containing protein, which encodes MFLIDCHNRCPDCLHLDFRICPEVESGNDNILGLFITWKTGEQKQDILDGTGKFRIRNCQLLIEGDNLKFFPLYRQTVQGKKGAYCLLQLENNPQFEGKIGLLEIQNKPWRFTAKVVTEKSEILFTEIDGFWKHDISPNKHAILERLLAEFLFETGLKPYVCCFIFASDGGLTDRKIARGEVEELERKKEELKNIIQRVVCRRDDNFKNLAEIAKLNPARDFRGGNLIGVNLSGLNLSGGDFQYANLRGADLTDTDLSEANLQYAKLNGADLSGAYLEGANLSNANLTNASLALANLIGANLSNANLTNTNLQNTTLAQAIVKGAIFANNPGLTPEKKEELMAGGAIFV
- a CDS encoding phage holin family protein, coding for MLNFLTTLVITALSMMITSYIIPGITINNFQAALVAAFVFGIVNAIIKPILVFFTLPVTILSLGLFLFVINAICFSLVAYFTPGLRVNSFLDALFGSILVSFISSVLNSWLK
- a CDS encoding cysteine synthase A, whose product is MDIKNGFPGTIGNTPLIRINSFSEETGCEILGKAEFLNPGGSVKDRAALYIIQDAEKKGLLKPGGTVVEGTAGNTGIGLAHICNAKGYKCLIIIPETQSQEKIDLLRTLGAEVRTVPAVPYRDPNNYVKLSGRIAAEMENAIWANQFDNLANRQAHYETTGPEIWAQTDGKIDAWVAATGTGGTFAGVTLFLKEKNPKIKCVLADPMGSGLYNYVKTGEVKVEGSSITEGIGNSRVTANLQGVPIDDAIRIDDQEAIRVLYQLLYKDGLFMGGSVGINVGAAVALAKQLGPGHTIVTVLCDGGARYQSRLYNPQWLKSKGFTVPQRANL